The following are encoded together in the Clostridium sp. BJN0013 genome:
- a CDS encoding HDIG domain-containing metalloprotein: MTIQRIKMSPSKNLFQEISHHLLEDEEPSKYLNSIINYKEFQIYPFNMLYELKRTEQSLRYHPEGNVWNHTLMVVDEGAKVKDKSKNVSAFMWAALLHDIGKPSTTKIRGSKITSYDHDKVGAELSKDFLSEFTDNVEFINKVCYLIRYHMHILFVLNKLPFADIKGMKRYGDVYEVALLGLCDRLGRIGCNRVKEENNIKLFIEKCIKN; encoded by the coding sequence ATGACAATACAGAGAATAAAAATGAGTCCTTCTAAAAATTTATTTCAAGAGATAAGTCATCATCTGTTAGAGGATGAAGAACCATCAAAATATCTAAATAGTATAATCAACTATAAGGAATTTCAGATATATCCTTTTAATATGTTATATGAGCTTAAAAGAACTGAACAGTCACTGAGATATCATCCAGAAGGTAATGTTTGGAATCATACATTGATGGTTGTGGATGAAGGGGCTAAAGTAAAAGATAAAAGTAAGAATGTTTCGGCCTTTATGTGGGCGGCATTACTTCATGATATTGGGAAGCCATCTACTACAAAAATTAGAGGAAGTAAAATAACCTCTTATGACCATGATAAAGTAGGAGCAGAACTTTCAAAAGATTTTTTATCTGAGTTTACAGATAATGTTGAATTTATAAATAAAGTTTGTTATTTGATAAGATATCATATGCATATACTTTTTGTGTTAAATAAGCTACCTTTTGCGGACATAAAAGGTATGAAAAGATATGGGGATGTTTACGAAGTAGCTTTACTTGGGTTGTGTGATAGACTGGGGAGAATTGGATGTAATAGAGTTAAAGAGGAAAATAATATAAAATTATTTATTGAAAAATGTATTAAAAATTAG
- a CDS encoding SIMPL domain-containing protein yields MLILKGINLLKKKWSLIFMSTAIFLFLFGAIPTSNCKVLAAEDTANVVSTRTINVTGDGEVNVVPDIAYLSLGVTTENSTVDGAQKNNSTAMNKVIEAIKKAGVASEDIKTSNYSINPKYNYDDKTGTSIIIGYTINSTLNVTVKNIASVGNIIDTAIANGANNSNGVIFGVSNYEKYYNTALTNAILNAKSKAQAIATALDVKLSTLTTITENSSGIPIEYPIFYDSASSKNSGGSGGTAIETGVYKIRANVSLVYQY; encoded by the coding sequence GTGTTAATTTTGAAAGGTATCAACTTATTAAAAAAGAAATGGTCATTAATTTTTATGTCTACAGCTATATTTCTTTTTTTATTTGGAGCAATTCCAACTTCCAATTGTAAAGTATTAGCTGCAGAAGATACCGCTAATGTAGTTTCAACAAGAACCATAAATGTTACTGGAGATGGTGAGGTGAATGTAGTACCTGATATTGCTTATTTATCTTTAGGAGTAACAACAGAAAATAGCACAGTAGATGGAGCACAAAAAAATAATTCTACAGCAATGAATAAGGTTATTGAAGCCATAAAAAAAGCTGGAGTGGCAAGTGAGGATATTAAAACTTCAAATTATTCTATTAATCCTAAATATAATTATGATGATAAAACAGGAACTAGTATAATTATAGGATATACAATTAATAGCACTTTAAATGTTACAGTTAAAAATATAGCTTCAGTTGGAAATATAATTGATACTGCTATAGCAAATGGAGCAAATAATTCTAATGGAGTGATTTTTGGGGTTAGTAATTATGAAAAATACTATAATACAGCTTTAACAAATGCTATACTAAATGCAAAATCTAAAGCACAAGCAATAGCTACTGCTTTAGATGTGAAACTATCAACTCTAACTACAATAACAGAGAATTCAAGTGGTATTCCTATTGAATATCCTATTTTCTATGATTCGGCATCATCAAAAAATAGTGGTGGAAGTGGAGGTACAGCTATAGAAACCGGGGTTTATAAAATCAGGGCTAATGTAAGCTTAGTTTACCAGTATTAG
- a CDS encoding CPC_1213 family protein, whose protein sequence is MSKRNKKRSTRNEKTQDGKFHSKHIKHDPQAESARAVFDLDNDNTENKNESF, encoded by the coding sequence ATGAGCAAGAGAAATAAAAAAAGAAGCACTAGAAATGAAAAAACACAGGATGGAAAATTTCATTCCAAGCATATAAAACATGATCCTCAAGCAGAAAGTGCAAGAGCTGTTTTTGATTTAGATAATGACAATACAGAGAATAAAAATGAGTCCTTCTAA